In Equus przewalskii isolate Varuska chromosome 6, EquPr2, whole genome shotgun sequence, one DNA window encodes the following:
- the LOC103554170 gene encoding LOW QUALITY PROTEIN: olfactory receptor 51V1-like (The sequence of the model RefSeq protein was modified relative to this genomic sequence to represent the inferred CDS: inserted 2 bases in 1 codon): protein MPAFAAHDTNSSNFLLTGFPGLEQEYPWLSIPFSCIYSVVLSGNCLVLHVIPTEPSLHEPMFYFLAMLALTDLCMELSTVHTVLGILWGLSQEVSLDACIAQTYFIHGLSLTESGVLLAMAFDRFTVICNPLRYTSILTHARIIKIGLGVFVRSFMFIIAPIIRLKFFHYCHSHVLSHSFCLHQDLLRLACSDIHFNSFYALALVICTLLFDSMLILVSYILILHSVLAIASREGRLKSLQTCISHICAVLVFYILXSPVVHVLMGNIYIIFPPLMNPIIYSVKTQQIRGRIQRWFSMKKE from the exons ATGCCTGCTTTTGCTGCTCATGACACCAATTCCTCCAACTTTCTCCTAACAGGCTTTCCTGGCCTGGAACAGGAATATCCCTGGCTCTCCATCCCCTTCTCTTGTATCTACTCTGTGGTACTCTCAGGGAACTGCCTGGTGCTCCATGTGATCCCTACCGAGCCAAGCCTGCATGAGCCCATGTTCTATTTCCTGGCCATGCTGGCCCTCACTGACCTGTGCATGGAGCTGTCCACAGTGCACACGGTCCTGGGGATTCTGTGGGGCCTCAGCCAGGAAGTCAGCCTGGATGCCTGCATTGCTCAAACTTACTTTATCCATGGTCTATCCCTCACAGAGTCTGGTGTCCTTCTCGCCATGGCTTTTGATCGTTTTACAGTGATCTGTAATCCTCTTAGGTATACATCCATACTAACCCATGCCAGAATCATCAAAATCGGGCTGGGGGTTTTTGTAAGGAGTTTTATGTTCATCATTGCTCCCATAATTCGCCTAAAGTTTTTCCACTACTGCCATTCCCATgtcctctctcactctttctgccTTCACCAAGACCTGCTGAGACTAGCATGTTCTGACATCCACTTCAACAGTTTCTATGCCTTGGCTCTGGTGATTTGTACTCTTTTGTTTGATTCCATGTTAATTCTTGTGTCCTACATTCTGATCCTGCAttctgtcttggctattgcatcCCGGGAGGGGCGCCTCAAGTCCTTGCAGACTTGCATCTCCCATATCTGTGCTGTTCTGGTTTTCTATATCCT ATCTCCTGTGGTCCATGTGCTTATGGGCAACATTTACATCATATTCCCACCTTTGATGAACCCCATCATCTATAGCGTGAAGACCCAACAGATCCGTGGCAGGATTCAGAGGTGGTTTTCCATGAAGAAGGAGTGA